Proteins co-encoded in one Osmerus mordax isolate fOsmMor3 chromosome 11, fOsmMor3.pri, whole genome shotgun sequence genomic window:
- the LOC136951488 gene encoding P2Y purinoceptor 13-like — MNASLSNFTEQKCVRDTSVTAVLFPCLYSALFLVALVLNCLAAWIFFNIPSTSTFVVYLKNVVVADLLMTLTIAVKVLSDAGVGSWRLRAFHCRYSAVLFYSTMYISILLLGLISLDRYLKIVRPFGKSALQRVGVGQALSTAVWVVVTALALPNVVLSNRAPVPSGGGLKCTSLKEEAGLRWHEGFNYFCQVLFWGTLLEMVLCYSFISRKVFQSYKASRSTCKAAGRQTKAKVFVVVGVFFLCFAPFHFARVPYTLTQTRNLGNPCRAQNALYVAKETTLWLSATNVCLDPLIYVFLCRAFRRKLTAALGRKLCPRDRAESPTATSTQVEMSQVAPSNRMLEVVSSQQHDKQ; from the exons atgaATGCCAGTCTGTCTAACTTCACGGAGCAGAAATGCGTGCGGGACACCAGTGTGACTGCCGTGCTGTTTCCATGCCTCTACAGCGCCCTCTTCCTGGTGGCGCTGGTACTGAACTGCCTGGCAGCCTGGATCTTCTTCAACATCCCCAGCACCTCCACATTCGTGGTCTACCTGAAGAACGTG GTGGTGGCAGACCTGCTGATGACGCTGACCATCGCAGTGAAGGTCCTTAGCGACGCTGGGGTGGGATCCTGGCGCCTGAGAGCCTTCCACTGTCGCTACTCTGCTGTGCTCTTCTACAGCACCATGTACATCAGCATCCTGCTGCTGGGCCTCATCAGCCTGGACCGATACCTAAAGATCGTGCGGCCGTTTGGGAAGAGCGCCCTccagagggtgggggtgggacagGCGCTGAGCACGGCAGTCTGGGTGGTCGTCACAGCGCTGGCGTTGCCAAACGTTGTCCTGAGCAACCGGGCGCCTGTCCCCTCTGGGGGCGGACTGAAGTGCACCTCTCTGAAGGAAGAGGCGGGGCTACGCTGGCACGAGGGCTTCAACTACTTCTGTCAG GTACTTTTCTGGGGCACCCTGCTGGAGATGGTGTTGTGCTACAGCTTCATCAGCAGGAAGGTGTTCCAGTCCTACAAGGCCTCTCGCAGCACCTGCAAGGCCGCGGGCCGCCAGACCAAGGCCAAGGTGTTCGTGGTGGTGGGCGTGTTCTTCCTCTGCTTCGCCCCATTCCACTTTGCCCGCGTGCCATACACCCTGACGCAGACCCGTAACCTCGGCAACCCCTGCCGGGCGCAGAACGCCCTCTACGTCGCCAAGGAGACGACCCTGTGGCTGTCCGCCACCAATGTGTGCCTGGACCCGCTCATCTACGTCTTCCTGTGTCGGGCGTTCCGCAGGAAGCTGACCGCCGCGCTCGGACGCAAGCTCTGCCCACGGGACAGGGCAGAGTCTCCCACGGCAACATCCACTCAGGTGGAGATGTCGCAGGTTGCCCCCAGCAACAGGATGTTGGAGGTCGTATCatcccagcagcacgacaaacAATGA
- the mfsd1 gene encoding lysosomal dipeptide transporter MFSD1 isoform X3 → MSAITDPNRLPHRIIVLSFMCFLGFGSYFCYDNPAALQKQVIQDMNLNTIQFMQLYSWYSWPNVILCFLGGFMLDRVFGIRLGTIIFALFVFIGQVIFASGALLNRFWLMEAGRFVFGIGGESLAVAQNTYAVNWFKGKELNLVFGLQLSMARLGSTVNMNIMGWVYNRVGELVGSAGYTTLGVSLMIGALTCVFSLVCALVLAVLDRRAEKILNKEQGNTGEVIKLTDVKDFPFPLWLIFLICVGYYVAIFPFIGLGQVFFIEKFNFSPAEARAINSVVYIISAPASPLLGFLVDRTGRNVLWVLCAVVCTLLAHMMLAFTFWNPWIAMSLLGLSYSLLACALWPMVAFVVPEHQLGTAYGFMQSIQNLGLALISMAAGSILDSRGYLFLEVFFSACVCLALIAVVMLYFVDYLRGGDLNLSASARAKLLKDTTPEAE, encoded by the exons ATGTCCGCAATAACCGACCCAAATCGGTTGCCACACCGAATTATCGTCCTTAGTTTTATGTGCTTTCTGGGATTCG GAAGCTACTTCTGTTATGATAATCCCGCAGCGCTGCAAAAACAAGTTATTCAG GACATGAACCTGAACACAATTCAGTTCATGCAGCTGTATTCCTGGTATTCATGGCCAAACGTCATTCTCTGTTTCCTGGGAGGGTTTATGCTGGACAGGGTGTTTGGTATCAG GTTGGGAACCATCATCTTTGCGCTGTTTGTCTTTATTGGACAG GTGATCTTCGCGTCCGGAGCTCTGCTGAATAGGTTCTGGTTGATGGAGGCTGGCCGGTTCGTGTTTGG GATCGGAGGCGAGTCCCTGGCAGTGGCCCAGAACACCTATGCTGTGAACTGGTTTAAAGGGAAGGAGCTCAACCTGGTGTTTGGTCTCCAGCTTAGCATGGCCAgactg ggcaGCACAGTCAACATGAACATCATGGGCTGGGTGTACAACAGAGTGGGAGAGCTGGTGGGGTCTGCAGGGTACACCACACTGGGAGTCTCCCTCATGATCG gtGCGTTGACCTGTGTGTTCTCCCTGGTGTGTGCTCTGGTGTTGGCTGTCctggacaggagagcagagaagatcCTCAACAAGGAGCAGGGCAACaccg gggaAGTGATCAAGCTGACTGATGTAAAAGACTTCCCGTTCCCCCTCTGGCTCATCTTCCTCATCTGTGTGGGCTATTATGTAGCCATCTTCCCCTTCATCGGCCTGGgaca GGTGTTTTTCATTGAGAAGTTTAACTTCTCTCCAGCAGAAGCCAGAGCTATAAACAG TGTTGTGTACATCATCTCCGCCCCCGCCTCCCCTCTGCTGGGCTTCCTGGTGGACCGCACAGGCAGGAACGTGCTTTGGGTTCTCTGTGCTGTCGTGtgcactctgctcgctcacatGATGCTGGCCTTCACCTTCTGGAACCCCTGGATCGCCATG tctctcctaggCTTGTCATACTCCCTCCTGGCCTGTGCTCTTTGGCCCATGGTGGCCTTCGTGGTGCCAGAACACCAGCTGGGGACCGCATACGGCTt catgCAGTCCATCCAGAACCTGGGGCTGGCCCTCATCTCCATGGCAGCAGGTTCCATCCTGGACAGCAGAGGATACCTCTTCCTGGAGGTCTTCTTCAGCGCCTGTGTCTGCT tggctCTGATTGCCGTGGTGATGCTGTACTTTGTGGATTATCTCCGTG gtggagATCTGAACCTGTCAGCTTCAGCCAGAGCCAAACTCCTCAAAGACACTACTCCTGAGGCAGA GTGA
- the mfsd1 gene encoding lysosomal dipeptide transporter MFSD1 isoform X1, producing the protein MSAITDPNRLPHRIIVLSFMCFLGFGSYFCYDNPAALQKQVIQDMNLNTIQFMQLYSWYSWPNVILCFLGGFMLDRVFGIRLGTIIFALFVFIGQVIFASGALLNRFWLMEAGRFVFGIGGESLAVAQNTYAVNWFKGKELNLVFGLQLSMARLGSTVNMNIMGWVYNRVGELVGSAGYTTLGVSLMIGALTCVFSLVCALVLAVLDRRAEKILNKEQGNTGEVIKLTDVKDFPFPLWLIFLICVGYYVAIFPFIGLGQVFFIEKFNFSPAEARAINSVVYIISAPASPLLGFLVDRTGRNVLWVLCAVVCTLLAHMMLAFTFWNPWIAMSLLGLSYSLLACALWPMVAFVVPEHQLGTAYGFMQSIQNLGLALISMAAGSILDSRGYLFLEVFFSACVCLALIAVVMLYFVDYLRGGDLNLSASARAKLLKDTTPEADRKRGRGQVMKLTDEELAKLKPMSAFSIRNRYLSRLGAQLPDHCCTHLSSLAYRSVLK; encoded by the exons ATGTCCGCAATAACCGACCCAAATCGGTTGCCACACCGAATTATCGTCCTTAGTTTTATGTGCTTTCTGGGATTCG GAAGCTACTTCTGTTATGATAATCCCGCAGCGCTGCAAAAACAAGTTATTCAG GACATGAACCTGAACACAATTCAGTTCATGCAGCTGTATTCCTGGTATTCATGGCCAAACGTCATTCTCTGTTTCCTGGGAGGGTTTATGCTGGACAGGGTGTTTGGTATCAG GTTGGGAACCATCATCTTTGCGCTGTTTGTCTTTATTGGACAG GTGATCTTCGCGTCCGGAGCTCTGCTGAATAGGTTCTGGTTGATGGAGGCTGGCCGGTTCGTGTTTGG GATCGGAGGCGAGTCCCTGGCAGTGGCCCAGAACACCTATGCTGTGAACTGGTTTAAAGGGAAGGAGCTCAACCTGGTGTTTGGTCTCCAGCTTAGCATGGCCAgactg ggcaGCACAGTCAACATGAACATCATGGGCTGGGTGTACAACAGAGTGGGAGAGCTGGTGGGGTCTGCAGGGTACACCACACTGGGAGTCTCCCTCATGATCG gtGCGTTGACCTGTGTGTTCTCCCTGGTGTGTGCTCTGGTGTTGGCTGTCctggacaggagagcagagaagatcCTCAACAAGGAGCAGGGCAACaccg gggaAGTGATCAAGCTGACTGATGTAAAAGACTTCCCGTTCCCCCTCTGGCTCATCTTCCTCATCTGTGTGGGCTATTATGTAGCCATCTTCCCCTTCATCGGCCTGGgaca GGTGTTTTTCATTGAGAAGTTTAACTTCTCTCCAGCAGAAGCCAGAGCTATAAACAG TGTTGTGTACATCATCTCCGCCCCCGCCTCCCCTCTGCTGGGCTTCCTGGTGGACCGCACAGGCAGGAACGTGCTTTGGGTTCTCTGTGCTGTCGTGtgcactctgctcgctcacatGATGCTGGCCTTCACCTTCTGGAACCCCTGGATCGCCATG tctctcctaggCTTGTCATACTCCCTCCTGGCCTGTGCTCTTTGGCCCATGGTGGCCTTCGTGGTGCCAGAACACCAGCTGGGGACCGCATACGGCTt catgCAGTCCATCCAGAACCTGGGGCTGGCCCTCATCTCCATGGCAGCAGGTTCCATCCTGGACAGCAGAGGATACCTCTTCCTGGAGGTCTTCTTCAGCGCCTGTGTCTGCT tggctCTGATTGCCGTGGTGATGCTGTACTTTGTGGATTATCTCCGTG gtggagATCTGAACCTGTCAGCTTCAGCCAGAGCCAAACTCCTCAAAGACACTACTCCTGAGGCAGA CAGGAAGAGGGGGCGTGGCCAGGTCATGAAGCTGACTGATGAGGAGCTGGCCAAACTCAAGCCCATGTCTGCCTTCAGCATCCGCAACCGTTACCTGTCCAGACTGGGGGctcag CTTCCAGACCACTGTTGTACCCACCTGTCCTCGCTAGCGTACCGAAGTGTCCTGAAGTAG
- the mfsd1 gene encoding lysosomal dipeptide transporter MFSD1 isoform X2: protein MSAITDPNRLPHRIIVLSFMCFLGFGSYFCYDNPAALQKQVIQDMNLNTIQFMQLYSWYSWPNVILCFLGGFMLDRVFGIRLGTIIFALFVFIGQVIFASGALLNRFWLMEAGRFVFGIGGESLAVAQNTYAVNWFKGKELNLVFGLQLSMARLGSTVNMNIMGWVYNRVGELVGSAGYTTLGVSLMIGALTCVFSLVCALVLAVLDRRAEKILNKEQGNTGEVIKLTDVKDFPFPLWLIFLICVGYYVAIFPFIGLGQVFFIEKFNFSPAEARAINSVVYIISAPASPLLGFLVDRTGRNVLWVLCAVVCTLLAHMMLAFTFWNPWIAMSLLGLSYSLLACALWPMVAFVVPEHQLGTAYGFMQSIQNLGLALISMAAGSILDSRGYLFLEVFFSACVCLALIAVVMLYFVDYLRGGDLNLSASARAKLLKDTTPEAEKRGRGQVMKLTDEELAKLKPMSAFSIRNRYLSRLGAQLPDHCCTHLSSLAYRSVLK from the exons ATGTCCGCAATAACCGACCCAAATCGGTTGCCACACCGAATTATCGTCCTTAGTTTTATGTGCTTTCTGGGATTCG GAAGCTACTTCTGTTATGATAATCCCGCAGCGCTGCAAAAACAAGTTATTCAG GACATGAACCTGAACACAATTCAGTTCATGCAGCTGTATTCCTGGTATTCATGGCCAAACGTCATTCTCTGTTTCCTGGGAGGGTTTATGCTGGACAGGGTGTTTGGTATCAG GTTGGGAACCATCATCTTTGCGCTGTTTGTCTTTATTGGACAG GTGATCTTCGCGTCCGGAGCTCTGCTGAATAGGTTCTGGTTGATGGAGGCTGGCCGGTTCGTGTTTGG GATCGGAGGCGAGTCCCTGGCAGTGGCCCAGAACACCTATGCTGTGAACTGGTTTAAAGGGAAGGAGCTCAACCTGGTGTTTGGTCTCCAGCTTAGCATGGCCAgactg ggcaGCACAGTCAACATGAACATCATGGGCTGGGTGTACAACAGAGTGGGAGAGCTGGTGGGGTCTGCAGGGTACACCACACTGGGAGTCTCCCTCATGATCG gtGCGTTGACCTGTGTGTTCTCCCTGGTGTGTGCTCTGGTGTTGGCTGTCctggacaggagagcagagaagatcCTCAACAAGGAGCAGGGCAACaccg gggaAGTGATCAAGCTGACTGATGTAAAAGACTTCCCGTTCCCCCTCTGGCTCATCTTCCTCATCTGTGTGGGCTATTATGTAGCCATCTTCCCCTTCATCGGCCTGGgaca GGTGTTTTTCATTGAGAAGTTTAACTTCTCTCCAGCAGAAGCCAGAGCTATAAACAG TGTTGTGTACATCATCTCCGCCCCCGCCTCCCCTCTGCTGGGCTTCCTGGTGGACCGCACAGGCAGGAACGTGCTTTGGGTTCTCTGTGCTGTCGTGtgcactctgctcgctcacatGATGCTGGCCTTCACCTTCTGGAACCCCTGGATCGCCATG tctctcctaggCTTGTCATACTCCCTCCTGGCCTGTGCTCTTTGGCCCATGGTGGCCTTCGTGGTGCCAGAACACCAGCTGGGGACCGCATACGGCTt catgCAGTCCATCCAGAACCTGGGGCTGGCCCTCATCTCCATGGCAGCAGGTTCCATCCTGGACAGCAGAGGATACCTCTTCCTGGAGGTCTTCTTCAGCGCCTGTGTCTGCT tggctCTGATTGCCGTGGTGATGCTGTACTTTGTGGATTATCTCCGTG gtggagATCTGAACCTGTCAGCTTCAGCCAGAGCCAAACTCCTCAAAGACACTACTCCTGAGGCAGA GAAGAGGGGGCGTGGCCAGGTCATGAAGCTGACTGATGAGGAGCTGGCCAAACTCAAGCCCATGTCTGCCTTCAGCATCCGCAACCGTTACCTGTCCAGACTGGGGGctcag CTTCCAGACCACTGTTGTACCCACCTGTCCTCGCTAGCGTACCGAAGTGTCCTGAAGTAG
- the LOC136951358 gene encoding P2Y purinoceptor 3-like, which translates to MNGQNFTLCPVSEFYKRILLPVTYSVVFVLGLVLNGALLWSVCERTKRWSRSVIYLTNLAVADLLYVLALPLLIISYAYNSAWPFGDFTCRAVRYFFYANLHGSMMFLMCISAHRFLGVCYPMTAFRFRTNNFAVFVSVSVWVLVTAEIAPTLVYSHTGSINNMTVCFDMTSPGNFKQYFPYGIFLALVGFLIPFLVILFCYCSVMRVLCDRPGEGSTRVRTKMRRKSLRVILAVCLMFVLCFVPYHIAQTAYMFVRVYMSADCRVLNVAMISYKVWKTLVSINCCVNPLFYFLAPSRQRREIWDRLRRRHRKIQPGVCLVEVAGRPDHRVATFNTER; encoded by the coding sequence ATGAATGGACAAAACTTCACCTTGTGTCCGGTATCCGAATTTTACAAACGGATACTTCTGCCCGTGACCTACAGCGTGGTGTTCGTGCTTGGCCTGGTCTTGAATGGGGCTTTACTTTGGTCGGTGTGTGAAAGGACTAAACGCTGGAGTCGCTCCGTTATCTATCTTACCAACCTGGCCGTGGCGGATCTACTCTACGTGCTGGCTTTGCCGCTTCTCATCATCAGCTACGCGTACAACAGCGCGTGGCCTTTTGGTGACTTCACGTGCAGAGCCGTGAGGTACTTTTTCTACGCCAATCTTCACGGCAGTATGATGTTCCTCATGTGCATCAGCGCGCACCGCTTCCTCGGAGTGTGCTACCCCATGACCGCGTTCCGGTTTAGGACTAACAACTTCGCCGTTTTCGTATCTGTTTCGGTTTGGGTCCTGGTGACGGCGGAGATAGCGCCCACTCTTGTGTACTCGCACACGGGTTCAATAAACAATATGACGGTGTGCTTTGACATGACTAGCCCCGGGAACTTCAAGCAATACTTTCCTTACGGGATCTTTTTGGCGCTGGTCGGATTCCTAATACCGTTTCTGGTCATACTGTTCTGCTACTGCTCCGTGATGCGGGTTCTGTGTGACAGGCCCGGAGAAGGTAGCACACGCGTGCGAACGAAGATGCGCAGAAAGTCGTTGCGTGTGATCCTGGCGGTGTGTCTGATGTTCGTGCTCTGTTTCGTCCCGTACCACATCGCGCAGACTGCGTACATGTTCGTGCGCGTGTATATGAGCGCCGACTGTAGGGTTCTGAACGTGGCGATGATATCATACAAGGTGTGGAAGACGCTTGTGAGCATCAACTGCTGTGTCAACCCTCTGTTCTACTTCCTTGCGCCTAGTAGGCAACGCAGGGAGATCTGGGACCGGTTGAGGCGCAGACACAGGAAGATACAACCGGGGGTGTGCCTGGTGGAAGTTGCCGGTAGACCGGATCATAGGGTTGCCACCTTCAATACAGAAAGATAA
- the il12a gene encoding interleukin-12 subunit alpha — MIVHADTTVFLLALSLSLSTGIPVRSPRSLDADKCAALSLLSKTLLEKTKELLNNNNPSLFSGFNCLNQALEMNSNTQTALACSPTTGQGKVCMGGRITSFNENECLGNITMDLGHYSREMTILQEKNSDLLHVHQDALAALNTIQELLQAVSSCFWTDNTFDNRLCMCKKLRGFQARLVTISRACGYISSGDHRK, encoded by the exons ATGATTGTGCATGCAGACACCACAGTGTTTTTGCTCGCGCTGTCCTTGAGCTTGTCCACCGGAATCCCGGTGCGCTCACCCCGGAGTCTTGATGCTGATAAATGTGCAGCTTTATCGTTGctctccaaaacactcctgGAAAAAACCAAAGAACTGCTGAACAATAATAAT CCGTCTTTGTTCAGCGGGTTTAACTGCTTGAACCAGGCGCTGGAGATGAATAGCAACACCCAGACTGCGCTGGCCTGCTCGCCAACCACGGGACAG GGTAAAGTCTGCATGGGTGGACGGATCACATCATTCAACGAG AACGAGTGTCTGGGGAATATCACCATGGACCTGGGTCACTACTCCAGAGAGATGACGATCCTACAGGAGAAGAACTCCGACCTCCTTCATGTCCACCAGGACGCCCTGGCAGCTCTCAACACCATCCAGGAACTGCTGCAG GCGGTGTCTTCCTGCTTCTGGACCGATAATACGTTTGACAACCGTCTGTGCATGTGTAAGAAGCTGCGAGGTTTCCAGGCCAGGCTGGTCACCATCTCAAGAGCCTGTGGCTACATCTCATCTGGAGACCACCGCAAGTAG